The Rhopalosiphum maidis isolate BTI-1 chromosome 2, ASM367621v3, whole genome shotgun sequence genome segment attttcttgctATTTACAGGTATAACAGATTCGATCCAAACCGTTCGCAATGACTGAAACAATGCAACTCCGTGGTACCCTTCGTGGGCACAATGGTTGGGTAACGCAAATCGCCACCAACCCGATCCATACCGACATGATCCTGTCTTGTTCACGAGGTAAGTGTTGCATGTGCTAAACGCCTAGCCTCTAGCGGCTTACTGCCGTTCATCATTATTACGCAGTGGCTGTGCCCTACACACAATTTTCAGTGAATTTAGATTCATTCCTTTGTGTGTACGGCTGCTGTAGTCTTGGATTACCCCCGATTGCGTTTAGGATTAGCGGTTGTATTGTGACGGCCAGCGGTGCCGAATTTTTTAAAGCTTTCCAATTTTTATCCGGTCActcatctattatttatttttccacagACAAGACCCTGATCGTTTGGGATCTGACACGTGACGAACTCAACTACGGTATCCCCAAGAAACGTTTGTACGGTCATTCGCACTTCGTCAGCGACGTTGTCCTCTCATCAGATGGTAACTACGCTCTTTCTGGTTCTTGGGACAAGACACTCCGTCTGTGGGATTTGGCTGCTGGACGTACCACTCGTCGCTTCGAAGACCACACCAAGGTTCAATTTGTCtcaagcttttttttttactttttttttttaattatatatagaagCCTTACTGCTTGGTAAGTACTTACACATGTCGGTAAATGCTTCGCGGAATGTTCAATTTGGTCACATTATTTTGCATATCagttaaccttttttttttgtgcaggACGTATTGAGCGTTGCCTTCTCTGCTGACAATCGTCAAATTGTTTCTGGAAGTCGGGACAAGACTATCAAATTGTGGAATACATTGGCTGAGTGCAAATACACTATTCAGGTAAGAAATATACTTTAAGTGtactattaaaacatttgttacatctagatgcattttttttttttattggtagtTAATGTCTTGGCGACGGGCTATTGACTACAAGAAATTTAACATAGTTATTacattagaatataaattattattctaggttgtaacataaaaagaaaaataattttaactttaatatttaaattatggataaatacattaatgtttttatgcttttataatacatttatgtagaTTATTTGCTAAATTTTAGTGTGAAGTTCCATATCCTTTAAAAATTTGAGAGCATTGATAATGCTGgtgttaaattttcaactagATAGTTTGTTAGATTGTGCTTCAGATGTCGTTGGTACTTCCTACATTCAGTAAATATCTGATCAATGGAGGGTAATTATTAGTTGGACATATAGATGGGTCTTCTTTCTTCATCAAGAAATCATGTTAATCTGTTGTAGCCTATTCTGAGTTAATTTATGGTCATTTCTTTTCTTGTAAATGTGTTATCGGATCAtagatagatataatttttaattttgtttaatttggtGTTAGATACTTTCCATTTGTTTTGCcaaattttatggattttttttatattatctgtttGATGTTGGACATTGAGAATACTTGATATTGAGTCACATTTGTTGAGGTAATGGTCTCATTTGCAAAtgtatattaagatattttattacaaaacaattgtatattcATTAGTACtttgtaatcatatttttcttgATATTAGACATTATTTCCGGCTTTCTTGATGTttgcattaattttaaactagtgTATCTTAATAAAGTAGAGTACTTAACATGATTTTTACCTCTTGTTAATTTGTCATGGTAAGCACAACTGCTTGAGATAACATTGCTACCTTCTATTCAAACAACTACAACAATTAGGtacaataagtttttttattacttggtttattgatattactaattttttgatattttttcaagtatatatatatatattatatactagctATACCCGTGCACTTTGTTGCCCATTTAAGATGTATTCGTGTTAAATTTAGTTGcctaatgataaaatttagtGTAATAcatgtgcataataatattggtttcCTGATTTggtgtatagataatatttcaacatatCAATTTTACATAGTTGTCCTGTTCAGCATTGCTTTTTATTAACCATTTAACAGcagaattttatttctatcttaattttttgttgaatgACCCAAATTTGATTTCTTTCTTTCTGGACTGAAAACCAACAACTCTTAAagtttcaatattgttattcaaaaaaacaaaaaaattttttaaataatttaatttatgaattttataatttgttttaggaTGATGGTCACAGTGATTGGGTATCTTGTGTACGGTTCTCTCCTAATATCCATAATCCAATCATTGTGAGTGCTGGTTGGGACAAGGTTGTTAAGGTATGGAACTTGACTAACTGTCGCATTAAGACCAACCATTATGGACACACTGGATACCTTAACACCGTTACTGTTTCACCTGATGGTTCTCTGTGTGCTTCAGGAGgaaaggtaataaaatatatttttggtaaagcaaatataaaaaaattatattttaataaaattaatttttaggatTGCAAAGCTATGTTGTGGGATCTTAATGACGGCAAACATTTGCACACTCTTGACCATAATGATATCATTGAAGCTCTGTGCTTCAGCCCTAACCGTTACTGGTTGTGTGCTGCATTTGGACCATCAATCAAAATTTGGGTATGTATcatgattttttgtttatatatttttttttattattaaaatgtcagtttgttttttatgacCTTTATGTTAGTTGTTATTGTGcataattatgtgtaatatttttatttaggattTGGAAAGCAAAGAAATGGTTGAAGAACTTCGCCCAGAAGTTGTATCTCAATCACAAAATAGCAACACCGAACCACCCAGATGTCTATCACTTGCATGGTCTACTGATGGACAAACATTGTTTGCTGGATACTCAGACAATAACATTAGAGTTTGGCAAGTGTCTGTCAGTGCTCGTTAATGTCACTACAAtatgttttgatataatatattttcaatttttattgtatcttatgtttgataaatttgttttctttttaaattgtgcATAATGAGTTTATCCttactattttttcaaaatgtacatGACAGCTAACTTTTGTGTTTGGAATGGCATTAATATTTGCAGATAGTTTAAACGGTAGGTGTTCCCTGTCTGCTCTCAATGAGTGGTTCTTAACTCAAATAGAGTATGtgctataatttgaaaaaatatttccctTATGCCTgtctgaatattattaaatttatggacATACAGTAATTACATCAGAATATGAGTACTTGGTTAAACAATATTGCAATTTTACTAATACTATCAGCATATAAATAAGCATTTGCAAACCTTTATTATTTCCTAAtggtttttcttataaaatgtcattaaatttTACCAATTCTTAATAGGTATGATAATGACGTACTgtactacaaaaaataaaaatcatatgaaAGATTGATtagtaatgaatattaaatactaacaatattattatatataaaaatacctaaaaagaagtaattatattaaataattaatttttttataattttatctagttTAACGCGCCAGTCTATTCATTGTACatgtaaaatgataataatttttttaattagacaataacatatgttaattttggatttttaagtGTAGGGAAGAAGTGGTCAGTTgactttatgttttatttctcaagaaaaaaaagacttatttatattattatactttatgtatataatgataaattacattttgtaaaaattaaattaattgtaggctattttttgtatttcatacTGTCCTACAGCTAGATTATAAAGACTCAACAATTTATTCtactaagtaaattaaatattataaatctaatttttgttaaaaattaatgaaactaTAGGTAattgttagtaaaataaatatttttttcattaaatcataaaaatttgaacaaaatacctaataaactaaatacaatttccATGATTGACATTTACATTTACACCTTTTATAAGCTTATGCGTGTTTTGAAGATAGAgttatacaatgataaatctaaataacaaattattaccaatatatgttccaattttaaataatataaaaaaaaattaagtgtgAAAAAGaataaggtataaaataaaaacgtacaaTACCAGAAACAAAACACAAAACCACattaaacaacatttataattatttttatttatacatctcataataattactaattagtaataagtatCATATTACTAGTATCTTATAGTTTGTCCACATTTTTAAACAGTCAAtcggttataattttttcgcaCATTTTGGTGTAACACATTCTTTTGATTCATTTTTCATAGAATTGTAACAAATATAACTTAGTTAGTCAGGGCCACATTTAGGGGGTACAATTGTACCGGGCGGCTATAGTTTTTAGGAGCAATATTAAAGAGGTTcaaaatgttgaataaattctaataatcaTGATtgaaagtaaaacaaaaatttaatcatttaacacGTTCAAGACGAAAcacaataatagaaaaatacgtTAATCACGCGCTGAGCGCGTTAcagtattttatagaaatagtaATAGgaacagtattttaattagaaaattaaaatgtgtaggtAAATGGTTGGTTCTATGTGGATTGTGGAGcactgtttttaaattattttaaagtgatggCAACAATTGCATTTTCCCTggaaataatttctattgacttctaattttgtttcaaatattttggatatttCTCGTgaattatatctaattatatctttataagtataaatctactaagtatatttttaaatacacatataacatagaattagtttatacatacacataataatatatgatatatatttagtaggtactaaagttattttattattattattatgagatgttaaaataaaaaatttttttgtttcaataaattattcttgtcTTATAAGATttgaaagtaattatataaaagtgtatattttatattttcatgggGGGGGGGACAAATACCCAAACATATCTCCCTAAAATACGTCCTAGAGGGAGGGGCGATgtatgatttaatttgttcCGGGTGTTAAAATCTGAAATGCGGCCCTGTAGGTAGTCCAGAAATCTTTGATCAAACGAGGTGTTTGTAGATACAGaggcattatattatgctttgtCTTCTCTTGCTTTCTATTgtggtaatattatagctaccaattgtttatattttttactatttataataatgtaaattttttggaaatcaatataaatggcaacattcaattttttatagattagtTCTGTTAACTTCGTCAAATTTGTTTTGCCCAGACAAATTCTCATTACTAGGGCCCGgatttatatgcaataaaagtctataaaatatgcagttccatatcataaatatgcaaaatttttttttttacaaattaacaaaCTATAAGGGTTTTTGAGATTTGAGTAAAAAATTTACacaatctaaatatattatgtataaaaatgcactaaaatgtattaaaaaacacataCATGTACACACATTGTAAACACTTACATTGTGTAagcatatcaaaatattattaattaaaataattgagaaattatttgaaaatttgccTTTTGTAATTGCTCAACCGTTAAAACGATTGGTTTTGTACATTCTTCAGATGATAATTTTCCAACAATGACACTAGCAACATATCGTCCTTGTACATCAATTGTCTCATTGATCGAAACCCAAATCGGACTGTTCCCTATCTCATtcctaattttacataaaacttCATCATAGCATAACCGTGAATAGTTCTTACTTAGGGTCGATTCATTTGGTAATTTgagttttagatatttttcaaaaaacaatttaaactgtggattgtttaatttaaaaagtgaaaTATCGTTAGCTACcataaaattacacaaatCTTTATAAACtcatttgtattttgattattagttCTGACctgattaaatgttttttttataaaaggttGAGTTGTCTTTTCTTCTTTCAATTTGCAATTCGGTTTATGTTTTGCAGTTTCTAAATGTTGTactacttgaaattttctgtTACATGAcacatttaacatttacaacagaaattgcaaaataaaatatttccgtCTGTTTTAAATACGTTTGGGTATTCATTTACATACCGAGaagcattatttactttaggcattatataaaaaaaaaaggcgcAAGTTAGATTTTTAAACTCTGTAAACACTGTACACAATACACGATAAATGTACATACcaaactaaaactaaattaaattctgtGTTCGAATACGTATTGTACAGTATGGTGCACATATACCTTCTGTTATCTAATGTGGACgtgttttgataattatacatttataaatttattgcaaGAAAATCCAATATTTGTCGATAACTTATcgatgtacattataatggaTTACTTACGATAGACAGTAGATCATTTTACAGGAAATCTACGAATTATAGAATATGCAACATTTAtgcaactataaaaaaatatgcaataaatatgcattttcgttcaaatatgcaaaaatatgcaaaaaaaaaactaaccatAGAATCTACACATTAAGCAACGTCgacatttataatcaaaattattctaggtgaattatagaaaaatatgcaattgcaTATAAATTTGGGCCCTActcattacattattttgttgtaactgTAGTGGTTTGGTTGCATTTTCAGTTGCATCATCGCCATCACcccaaatatttataccatattggAAAATTGCTTGATAAAGTGGCATTTATAGTCTTATAGGTACTATTCTGATATCTGACGAGgtgttttttgtaaaattgaatagagtttctaaaaatgattataattatgtaatataaataaatgtaatatacattaaatagatattaactAATAGACCGTATTAAGCTCAGGATCGTTTTCCGTGTGTACCTACTGatttattgttgattttaaattaccttaTTTCGTGTGTACTACTATAaacctaattaaatatatacggcGACTGGCgagttttttaatgatttgatATATTTGACCAAGTTGACCACATACTCAAAATTAGACCTACTGCATTATATTTGGCTTCtacttcaataaaattttttgtttatttacatttttacaatttttaaaattaattttaccacCAATACCGACAAAGTGTAAAttgtgtttttgatttttgatcgattataataaatattttttaattttatttataataatgcataatataatggttaaatGGTATATCACTATTATAGTGTGATTGCCACGTTTGTCGTTTATCAATTTTCGTCGTTGAAGATAGTATTCCACAGacgacttcaaaatgatttttgtgtTTGAAGATAATATATCGGAAGAACCGTTGTACTAACCGTTCTAGGTGTTCTAACATTATAACAGACTCCGAAGcagataactataaaataatatttgtaaatactatttacataCTATGTcttgatttatttatcatttgtcTTCAAGATCGCTTAATCAAACATTGTCTAATTGTATCCAATTTTTCTCGTGCCTTTTTCCCATTGaatcattgaaataaaatcaatacacaaTAAGTTATTTGAAACTTACAGTTCAATTTTCTATAAGACGATTCCTCAGAAATTTGGATAAGCGTGAAATAAATTTGACTACGAcaagttgataaaaatattcgaaaCGCTGTCCATACCTTCGATATTTCTAATGCAGATGCGTTTTCCAacgttcataaaatatttttattaaatatattcgtaATGTCAGTTTTGCCTGTGACTACAACGACTATAATAAAAGGACttattttcaatgt includes the following:
- the LOC113551299 gene encoding guanine nucleotide-binding protein subunit beta-like protein, which translates into the protein MTETMQLRGTLRGHNGWVTQIATNPIHTDMILSCSRDKTLIVWDLTRDELNYGIPKKRLYGHSHFVSDVVLSSDGNYALSGSWDKTLRLWDLAAGRTTRRFEDHTKDVLSVAFSADNRQIVSGSRDKTIKLWNTLAECKYTIQDDGHSDWVSCVRFSPNIHNPIIVSAGWDKVVKVWNLTNCRIKTNHYGHTGYLNTVTVSPDGSLCASGGKDCKAMLWDLNDGKHLHTLDHNDIIEALCFSPNRYWLCAAFGPSIKIWDLESKEMVEELRPEVVSQSQNSNTEPPRCLSLAWSTDGQTLFAGYSDNNIRVWQVSVSAR